One genomic window of Arachis hypogaea cultivar Tifrunner chromosome 8, arahy.Tifrunner.gnm2.J5K5, whole genome shotgun sequence includes the following:
- the LOC112705922 gene encoding glutamate synthase [NADH], amyloplastic isoform X4, whose amino-acid sequence MRVLGHNGEINTLRGNVNWMKAREGLLKCKELGLSENELKKLLPIVNTTSSDSGAFDGVLEFLVQSGKSLPEAVMMMIPEAWQNDKNMDPQRKAFYEYFSALMEPWDGPALISFTDGHYLGATLDRNGLRPGRFYVTHSGRVIMASEVGVVDIPPEDVCRKGRLNPGMMLLVDFEKHAVVNDDALKEQYSLSRPYGEWLKNQKIQLQDIVDSVHESERVPPSIAGVIPASGDDADMENMGIHGLLTPLKAFGYTVESLEMLLLPMAKDGTEALGSMGNDTPLAVMSNREKLTFEYFKQMFAQVTNPPIDPIREKIVTSMECMVGPEGDLTEITEEQCHRLSLKGPLLSIEQMEAIKKMNYRGWRSKVIDITYSKDCGKKGLDEALDRICAEAHDAINAGYTTLVLSDRAFSRKRVSVSSLLAVGAVHQHLVKTLERTRVALMVESAEPREVHHFCTLVGFGADAICPYLAIETIWRLQVDGKIPPKAGGEFYSKGELVKKYFKASNYGMMKVLAKMGISTLASYKGAQIFEALGLSSEVIERCFAGTPSRVEGATFEMLARDALKLHELAFPPRVFSPGSAEAVALPNPGDYHWRKGGEIHLNDPLAIAKLQEAARTNSVDAYKQYSKIIHELNKACNLRGILKFKEAAVKISLDEVEPASEIVKRFCTGAMSYGSISLEAHTTLATAMNKIGGKSNTGEGGEQPSRMEPLPDGSMNPKRSAIKQVASGRFGVSSYYLTNADELQIKMAQGAKPGEGGELPGHKVVGDIAVTRNSTPGVGLISPPPHHDIYSIEDLAQLIHDLKNANPAARISVKLVSEAGVGIIASGVVKGHADHVLISGHDGGTGASRWTGIKNAGLPWELGLAETHQTLVANDLRGRTTLQTDGQLKTGRDVAIAALLGAEEFGFSTAPLITLGCIMMRKCHKNTCPVGIATQDPVLREKFAGEPEHVINFFFMVAEEMREIMAQLGFRTVNEMVGRSDMLEVDKEVTKTSEKLQNIDLSLLLRPAAELRPEAAQYCVQKQDHGLDMALDNKLIGLSHAALEKGLPVYIESPIYNVNRAVGTMLSHEVTKRYLLDGLPNDTIHIRFTGSAGQSFGAFLCPGITLELEGDSNDYVGKGLSGGKIVVYPPKKSTFDPKTNIVIGNVALYGATRGEAYFNGMAAERFCVRNSGAKAVVEGVGDHGCEYMTGGIVVVLGNTGRNFAAGMSGGIAYVLDMDGKFQSRCNQELVDLDKVEEEEDIITLRMLIQQHQRHTDSVLAKEVLSDFENLLPKFIKVFPREYKRVLAGMKSKEASKNASSPAAIAEEGPDEAELNEKDAFEELKKMAAASSNGKPSQKVEQAESSKRPSRVTDAVKHRGFVAYEREGVQYRDPNVRMNDWKEVMEESKPGPLLKTQSARCMDCGTPFCHQENSGCPLGNKIPEFNELVYQNRWREALERLLETNNFPEFTGRVCPAPCEGSCVLGIIENPVSIKSIECAIIDKGFEEGWMVPRPPPKRTGRRVAIVGSGPAGLAAADQLNKMGHTVTVYERADRIGGLMMYGVPNMKTDKVDIVQRRVNLMAEEGVNFMVNANVGHDPMYSLGRLQEENDAIVLAVGATKPRDLPVPGRELSGVHFAMEFLHANTKSLLDSNLQDGNYISAKGKKVVVIGGGDTGTDCIGTSIRHGCSSIVNLELLPQPPETRAPGNPWPQWPRVFRIDYGHQEAAAKFGKDPRSYEVLTKRFVGDENGVLKGLEVIRVRWEKDETGKFQFKEIEGSEEIIEADLVLLAMGFLGPESTIAEKLGMERDNRSNFKADYGRFSTSVKGVFAAGDCRRGQSLVVWAISEGRQAASQVDRYLTKEDTEYNIAHTKRQQQDLAKRQQGGSKYTVMT is encoded by the exons ATGCGAGTTTTGGGCCACAATGGAGAAATCAACACACTTAGAGGCAATGTTAACTG GATGAAGGCACGTGAGGGCCTACTAAAGTGCAAGGAGCTTGGTCTATCCGAGAATGAGTTAAAGAAGCTTTTGCCCATTGTGAATACAACTTCATCTGATTCAG GTGCTTTTGATGGCGTGCTCGAGTTTTTGGTTCAGTCTGGAAAAAGTCTTCCTGAAGCTGTCATGATGATGATCCCTGAAGCATGGCAAAATGACAAGAACATGGATCCCCAGCGGAAAGCATTTTACGAGTATTTCTCGGCTCTCATGGAGCCATGGGATGGGCCTGCTCTTATATCAT TTACTGATGGTCACTATCTTGGAGCAACATTGGATAGGAATGGTCTGCGGCCAGGCCGCTTTTATGTCACTCACAGTGGACGAGTTATAATGGCAAGTGAAGTTGGGGTTGTAGACATTCCTCCTGAAGACGTTTGTAGGAAAGGAAGACTAAATCCTGGCATGATGCTTCTAGTAGATTTTGAGAAGCATGCTGTTGTGAATGATGATGCCTTGAAGGAACAGTACTCTTTGTCACGGCCTTATGGGGAGTGGCTCAAAAATCAGAAGATTCAGCTCCAAGACATAGTTGACTCTGTTCATGAATCTGAAAGAGTGCCTCCAAGCATAGCCGGGGTGATTCCA GCATCTGGGGATGATGCAGATATGGAAAATATGGGAATTCATGGTTTGCTGACTCCATTGAAAGCTTTTGG ATATACAGTTGAATCCTTGGAGATGTTATTACTTCCCATGGCAAAGGATGGTACAGAAGCCCTTGGTTCAATGGGAAATGATACTCCACTAGCTGTCATGTCTAACCGGGAGAAGCTTACTTTTGAGTACTTCAAGCAAATGTTTGCCCAAGTGACAAACCCACCTATTGATCCTATTCGTGAGAAAATAGTCACTTCCATGGAATGTATGGTTGGTCCAGAAGGGGACCTGACAGAAATTACTGAGGAACAATGCCACCGTCTTTCACTAAAAGGCCCTCTTTTATCCATTGAACAAATGGAAGCCATTAAAAAGATGAATTATAGGGGATGGCGGAGCAAAGTGATAGACATCACATACTCAAAGGATTGTGGTAAGAAAGGGTTGGACGAAGCTTTGGACAGGATATGTGCAGAAGCACATGATGCAATTAATGCTGGCTACACCACCCTTGTGCTGTCTGATAGAG CCTTCTCAAGGAAACGGGTTTCTGTTAGCTCCCTCTTGGCCGTTGGTGCTGTCCATCAACATCTAGTTAAAACACTTGAGCGCACTAGAGTTGCCTTGATGGTTGAATCTGCTGAACCACGTGAAGTGCATCACTTCTGCACGCTTGTTGGTTTTGGTGCTGATGCTATATGCCCATATTTGGCTATAGAGACAATCTGGCGACTGCAAGTTGATGGAAAGATCCCCCCAAAAGCTGGTGGGGAATTCTACTCAAAAGGTGAATTGGTCAAGAAGTACTTCAAAGCAAGCAACTATGGAATGATGAAGGTCCTTGCGAAGATGGGAATATCTACTTTGGCCTCTTACAAAGGTGCTCAGATTTTTGAAGCTCTGGGTCTTTCCTCAGAAGTAATTGAAAGGTGCTTTGCCGGAACCCCAAGCCGAGTTGAGGGGGCAACATTTGAGATGCTTGCTCGCGATgctcttaaattgcatgaattggcaTTTCCTCCTCGTGTTTTCTCTCCTGGGAGTGCTGAAGCTGTTGCTTTGCCAAATCCTGGCGATTACCACTGGAGAAAAGGTGGTGAAATTCACTTGAATGATCCACTTGCTATAGCAAAGCTTCAAGAGGCTGCCAGAACTAACAGTGTAGATGCATATAAACAGTACTCCAAGATCATTCATGAGTTAAATAAGGCTTGCAACTTGCGAGGAATACTGAAATTTAAAGAGGCAGCAGTGAAGATTTCACTTGATGAAGTTGAACCTGCTAGTGAGATAGTTAAACGATTTTGCACTGGGGCCATGAGTTATGGGTCAATCTCATTGGAGGCGCACACAACATTGGCAACTGCTATGAATAAGATTGGAGGGAAATCCAACACAG GTGAGGGTGGTGAGCAACCATCACGCATGGAGCCTCTTCCTGATGGCTCAATGAACCCAAAAAGAAGTGCTATCAAGCAGGTTGCTAGTGGGAGATTTGGTGTTTCAAGTTACTATCTTACAAATGCTGATGAATTGCAGATAAAGATGGCCCAG GGAGCTAAACCAGGAGAGGGAGGTGAACTTCCTGGCCACAAGGTTGTAGGAGACATTGCTGTCACCAGGAATTCAACTCCTGGGGTAGGACTTATCAGCCCACCTCCTCATCACGATATTTATTCCATTGAAGATCTTGCCCAATTAATTCATGATCTAAAG AATGCCAACCCGGCTGCTCGAATTAGTGTCAAGTTGGTATCAGAAGCTGGAGTAGGCATAATTGCTAGTGGAGTTGTTAAAGGGCATGCTGACCATGTCTTGATCTCCGGCCATGATGGAGGGACAGGGGCATCCAGGTGGACTGGCATAAAGAATGCTGGGCTCCCTTGGGAACTTGGCTTGGCCGAGACCCACCAAACTTTGGTAGCTAATGACCTCCGTGGTCGCACAACTCTCCAAACTGATGGGCAACTCAAAACAGGAAGAGATGTGGCCATAGCTGCTCTCCTTGGTGCAGAAGAGTTTGGTTTCAGTACAGCTCCACTCATTACTCTCGGTTGCATTATGATGCGGAAGTGCCACAAGAATACCTGTCCTGTTGGCATTGCTACCCAAGATCCAGTACTCAGAGAAAAGTTTGCTGGAGAACCTGAGCATGTCATCAACTTCTTCTTCATGGTTGCTGAAGAGATGAGAGAAATTATGGCCCAGCTGGGGTTTAGGACTGTCAATGAGATGGTTGGCCGTTCAGACATGCTTGAAGTTGATAAAGAAGTCACTAAGACCAGTGAGAAATTGCAGAACATTGATCTCTCTCTATTGCTTAGACCTGCAGCTGAACTGCGGCCAGAAGCTGCTCAATACTGTGTGCAAAAACAAGATCATGGTTTGGACATGGCTTTGGATAATAAGCTCATTGGTTTGTCCCATGCTGCTTTGGAGAAGGGTCTCCCAGTATACATTGAAAGTCCAATTTATAATGTGAACCGTGCTGTGGGAACTATGCTTAGCCATGAGGTGACCAAAAGGTACCTCTTAGATGGTCTTCCAAATGACACCATTCATATCAGATTTACAGGAAGCGCAGGCCAGAGCTTTGGTGCATTCCTTTGTCCTGGTATCACTCTGGAACTTGAAGGCGATAGCAATGATTATGTTGGTAAAGGGTTGTCTGGCGGCAAGATTGTAGTATATCCTCCAAAGAAGAGTACCTTTGACCCAAAGACTAATATTGTAATTGGTAATGTGGCACTCTATGGAGCTACACGTGGTGAGGCATATTTCAATGGGATGGCCGCAGAAAGATTTTGTGTGCGTAATTCTGGGGCTAAGGCGGTAGTTGAAGGCGTTGGAGATCATGGATGCGAGTATATGACTGGTGGGATAGTAGTTGTCCTTGGAAACACTGGTCGAAATTTTGCGGCAGGAATGAGTGGTGGAATTGCTTACGTTCTTGATATGGATGGAAAATTCCAATCTCGATGCAACCAGGAACTTGTAGATTTGGACAAggttgaggaggaggaggatattATTACTCTTAGAATGTTGATACAACAACATCAGCGTCACACAGATAGCGTGCTTGCCAAAGAAGTGCTTTCTGACTTTGAAAATCTTCTTCCAAAATTTATCAAGGTGTTCCCCAGGGAGTACAAACGTGTTTTGGCTGGTATGAAGTCAAAGGAAGCCTCCAAAAACGCATCTTCGCCTGCTGCAATTGCAGAAGAGGGGCCAGATGAAGCAGAACTGAATGAGAAAGATGCTTTTGAAGAGCTTAAGAAAATGGCTGCTGCATCTTCAAATGGGAAGCCAAGTCAG AAGGTTGAACAGGCTGAATCATCCAAGAGACCAAGTAGAGTCACTGATGCAGTTAAACATAGAGGTTTTGTTGCTTATGAGCGTGAAGGTGTTCAGTATAGGGATCCTAATGTTCGGATGAACGATTGGAAGGAAGTGATGGAGGAGTCGAAGCCTGGCCCACTTCTGAAAACCCAGTCAGCCCGTTGCATGGACTGTGGTACTCCTTTCTGTCATCAG GAAAATTCTGGATGTCCTCTTGGAAATAAAATACCAGAGTTTAATGAGTTAGTATACCAAAATAGGTGGCGCGAGGCATTGGAAAGGCTTCTTGAGACAAATAACTTCCCCGAGTTCACTGGTCGGGTGTGCCCAGCACCCTGTGAAGGTTCTTGTGTCCTTGGCATTATTGAGAATCCAGTGTCTATTAAAAGCATTGAATGTGCTATCATAGACAAGGGATTTGAGGAGGGTTGGATGGTGCCACGGCCTCCCCCCAAAAGAACTGG GAGAAGAGTTGCCATTGTTGGAAGCGGACCAGCTGGGTTGGCAGCTGCTGATCAACTCAATAAAATGGGACACACAGTAACTGTGTATGAGAGAGCCGACAGGATTGGAGGGCTTATGATGTATGGGGTTCCCAACATGAAAACAGACAAGGTGGATATAGTTCAACGACGGGTCAACCTTATGGCAGAGGAGGGAGTCAATTTTATGGTGAATGCTAATGTTGGACATGATCCTATGTACTCTCTTGGTCGGCTTCAAGAGGAAAATGATGCTATTGTGTTGGCTGTCGGAGCTACGAAACCAAG GGATCTTCCTGTTCCTGGGCGGGAGTTGTCAGGAGTTCATTTTGCCATGGAGTTTCTTCATGCAAACACTAAAAGCTTGCTTGACAGCAATCTACAAGATGGTAACTACATTTCTGCAAAGGGCAAAAAAGTTGTGGTCATTGGTGGGGGTGATACGGGCACAGATTGCATAGGGACATCCATTCGTCATGGGTGTAGTAGCATAGTAAACCTTGAACTTCTCCCACAGCCACCCGAAACTAGGGCACCAGGCAACCCTTGGCCACAG TGGCCTCGCGTATTCCGTATAGATTACGGGCACCAAGAAGCTGCAGCTAAATTTGGCAAAGATCCAAGATCTTATGAGGTATTGACTAAGCGGTTTGTGGGAGATGAGAATGGAGTTTTGAAGGGACTTGAAGTCATACGAGTCCGCTGGGAGAAGGATGAGACAGGGAAGTTTCAGTTTAAGGAAATTGAGGGCAGTGAGGAAATCATTGAGGCTGATCTAGTGTTACTTGCCATGGGATTCCTTGGCCCTGAATCT ACAATTGCAGAGAAATTGGGTATGGAGCGAGACAACAGGTCAAACTTCAAGGCAGATTATGGTCGCTTCTCAACCAGTGTGAAAGGTGTCTTTGCAGCTGGCGATTGTCGCCGTGGCCAGTCCCTCGTGGTATGGGCAATTTCGGAGGGACGCCAAGCTGCTTCACAAGTTGATAGGTACCTCACGAAAGAAGACACAGAGTACAACATCGCTCATACCAAGAGGCAGCAGCAAGACCTCGCCAAGAGACAACAGGGCGGTAGCAAGTACACAGTGATGACTTAA